A stretch of Roseibium porphyridii DNA encodes these proteins:
- a CDS encoding AMP-binding protein, giving the protein MTFVGDRLEAYATAKPADTALKCGPASLTWLELFDRIEAAAAVICQETIAGARVALALADPMSLLIGLYASARTGRVALIVDPEWPDRLMKSVLAEVSPALFIQHGSQLFNPVSGQRTDDRPDEEALFFAGFTSGSSGFPKGYVRTHRSWLKSFELSDREFGNALNNRIVIAGGLTHSLHLYGAVYGLSGGHQVVLMERFDPKELLAELYRAREGAVLYATPTQVHYLGQAARRNGPVETVRQILVSGAKWQDGQRTAMASIFPDACLTEFYGASETSFISISRPGDYVPQGSVGRAAHGVQIAIGDPAHPLPSGTAGEIWVKSDLLFAGYLCGQSSDTRWSEGWLTVGDHGYLDGSGFLFLTGRSNRMIVTSGLNVYPEEVEAQLLNHAAVATAVVVGRPDPVRGQILEAVVQLATPLDDAADELLRHCRNVLAKGKLPKKIHIKNSLPLTAGGKPDIPQITRDLMGPSQGGTV; this is encoded by the coding sequence ATGACCTTTGTTGGCGACCGGCTTGAAGCATATGCGACGGCAAAGCCCGCAGACACCGCGCTAAAATGCGGTCCGGCCTCTCTTACCTGGCTGGAGTTGTTCGACCGGATTGAAGCGGCGGCGGCGGTAATTTGCCAAGAAACGATTGCCGGTGCCAGGGTCGCACTTGCCCTGGCCGACCCGATGTCGTTGCTGATTGGCCTCTACGCGTCAGCGCGCACGGGTCGTGTCGCTCTGATTGTCGACCCGGAGTGGCCGGACCGTTTGATGAAGTCTGTACTGGCGGAAGTGAGTCCGGCCCTTTTCATCCAACACGGCTCGCAACTGTTCAATCCGGTCAGCGGCCAACGAACGGACGACAGGCCTGATGAAGAGGCTCTCTTTTTTGCAGGCTTTACCTCCGGCAGCAGCGGTTTTCCAAAGGGATATGTCCGCACTCATAGGTCCTGGCTCAAGAGTTTTGAGCTATCAGATCGTGAATTCGGCAACGCTCTGAACAACAGGATCGTCATTGCGGGTGGGCTCACCCATTCGCTGCACCTTTATGGCGCTGTTTATGGATTATCTGGCGGCCATCAAGTCGTCCTTATGGAGCGTTTTGATCCAAAAGAGCTTCTTGCCGAACTTTATCGAGCCCGGGAGGGAGCCGTCCTTTATGCAACACCAACGCAGGTTCACTACTTGGGGCAAGCGGCCAGGCGCAATGGCCCTGTCGAGACGGTCAGACAGATCTTGGTCAGCGGTGCGAAATGGCAGGATGGGCAGCGAACCGCGATGGCCAGTATCTTTCCAGATGCCTGCCTGACGGAATTTTACGGTGCATCTGAAACGAGTTTCATTTCAATTTCACGGCCGGGCGATTATGTTCCGCAAGGCTCAGTCGGCCGCGCAGCGCATGGGGTACAAATTGCAATTGGCGACCCGGCGCATCCCCTGCCAAGTGGCACAGCCGGAGAGATCTGGGTCAAAAGCGACCTGCTTTTTGCCGGATATTTGTGTGGCCAATCGTCGGATACTCGTTGGTCCGAAGGCTGGTTGACCGTCGGCGATCACGGCTATCTGGACGGAAGCGGTTTCTTGTTCCTGACCGGTCGATCAAACCGCATGATCGTAACATCGGGCCTCAATGTTTATCCCGAAGAAGTTGAGGCTCAGCTTCTGAACCACGCCGCGGTGGCGACCGCCGTGGTGGTTGGGAGGCCGGATCCGGTGCGCGGTCAGATCCTGGAAGCTGTGGTTCAACTCGCTACGCCGCTTGATGACGCCGCAGATGAGTTGCTTCGCCATTGCCGAAATGTTCTGGCCAAAGGCAAGCTCCCCAAGAAAATTCACATTAAGAACAGCCTTCCACTGACCGCAGGTGGCAAACCGGACATTCCACAAATCACACGTGACTTGATGGGGCCAAGCCAGGGAGGCACGGTGTGA
- a CDS encoding biotin transporter BioY: MADRSLVHVAFYAALIAALGLLPPVAIPFLSGVPITAQTLGVMLAGVMLGPVRGALAVLLFLFIIALGAPLLAGGRGGLGVFFTPSVGFLIGWPVGAFVAGWIMRATGRLNVLTSSAIAAAIGGIVVVYAFGIPGLAYKAGLSLTEAAVGSAVFIPGDLLKVAITALVAETISRGLPAAFLSRT, from the coding sequence ATGGCTGATCGGTCTTTGGTTCACGTTGCTTTCTATGCTGCTCTCATTGCAGCGCTTGGCCTGCTGCCTCCGGTGGCCATACCGTTTTTAAGCGGTGTCCCGATCACCGCGCAGACGCTTGGTGTCATGTTGGCCGGTGTCATGCTCGGCCCGGTTCGCGGTGCTCTGGCGGTGCTTCTGTTTCTCTTTATCATTGCCTTGGGGGCACCTTTGCTTGCCGGCGGCAGAGGCGGTCTGGGCGTGTTCTTCACTCCGTCCGTTGGCTTTCTCATCGGTTGGCCGGTAGGTGCATTTGTTGCCGGCTGGATCATGCGCGCAACCGGACGATTGAATGTGCTTACGTCCTCTGCGATTGCTGCGGCAATCGGAGGGATTGTTGTAGTTTACGCCTTCGGTATTCCAGGACTTGCCTATAAGGCTGGATTGTCGCTCACCGAGGCAGCGGTTGGCAGCGCAGTGTTCATTCCCGGCGATTTGCTGAAGGTCGCCATCACGGCACTTGTCGCTGAGACCATTTCAAGAGGCCTGCCGGCTGCCTTCCTATCCAGGACCTAG
- a CDS encoding energy-coupling factor transporter transmembrane protein EcfT, translating into MQIPGDTWAHRLPAGPKLVAVAVASIVLFQVTWFWVLLPCLAVVICLYASLGRQGLARLKLLRGLSVLLACLLALHWLSGTLLEGFAIILRLLVMILAANFVSVTTRMDDMMAAVQPLFRPLEWFGVSSRKPALGVTLVLRFTPYMLQVFSVLREAYRARTGSTGSWRLLAPFAIQSLRMSDHVAEALKARGGSNGLTR; encoded by the coding sequence ATGCAAATTCCTGGTGACACTTGGGCGCATCGGCTCCCGGCGGGTCCAAAGTTGGTAGCGGTCGCTGTCGCTAGTATCGTGCTGTTTCAGGTGACGTGGTTCTGGGTCCTCCTGCCGTGTCTGGCTGTCGTCATCTGTCTTTATGCCAGTTTGGGTCGACAAGGTCTGGCCCGGTTAAAGCTCTTGCGCGGGTTGTCAGTGCTTCTTGCATGTCTGCTGGCACTGCACTGGCTGTCCGGAACGCTCCTGGAAGGATTTGCCATCATTTTGAGGCTTCTGGTCATGATCCTCGCAGCGAATTTTGTGTCTGTCACGACGCGCATGGACGATATGATGGCAGCCGTGCAACCGCTTTTCCGGCCGCTGGAATGGTTTGGGGTTTCATCGCGCAAACCTGCGCTCGGGGTCACTCTCGTCCTTCGCTTCACACCCTACATGCTGCAAGTCTTTTCAGTGTTGCGGGAAGCTTATCGGGCGCGAACGGGATCAACCGGTTCCTGGCGTCTGTTGGCACCATTTGCCATACAATCCCTTCGCATGTCGGACCATGTCGCAGAGGCATTGAAAGCACGGGGCGGCTCAAACGGACTGACAAGATAG
- a CDS encoding energy-coupling factor ABC transporter ATP-binding protein, which produces MAFWPRKSKQTETRVCDPDAKPFAAFENVTLEIADRSVLSDLTLRLNEDRIGVIGLNGSGKSTFVRLLNGLRTPSSGDLSLFGAPATIAEPELPRHVGFVFQNPDHQAIFPTVEEEIAFGLTQLGYEKDKSRREARLFLATHGCEALAERPISELSEGQKQLICILAVLVMEPRLLVLDEPMTSLDALATSRIRSMLMSLPQKIVLVSHDLSHFEGFDRILWLEEGRLRMDGAPHEVLAAYRADLDSRLGSKLELVAL; this is translated from the coding sequence ATGGCGTTCTGGCCAAGGAAAAGCAAACAGACTGAAACGCGTGTCTGCGACCCGGACGCCAAGCCGTTTGCTGCCTTTGAAAACGTCACTCTGGAAATCGCGGATCGGTCAGTTCTGAGTGATCTGACATTACGTCTCAACGAAGATCGCATCGGTGTAATAGGGTTAAACGGCTCTGGGAAAAGCACTTTCGTAAGGCTTCTGAATGGACTGCGCACTCCCAGCAGCGGTGACCTTTCGCTATTTGGTGCACCGGCAACGATTGCCGAACCAGAACTGCCACGTCATGTGGGCTTCGTGTTCCAGAACCCAGATCATCAAGCGATCTTTCCAACAGTTGAAGAAGAAATTGCCTTCGGTCTCACACAGCTTGGATACGAAAAGGATAAAAGCCGCCGCGAGGCGCGGCTGTTTCTCGCCACCCATGGGTGTGAAGCGCTGGCTGAAAGGCCGATTTCAGAACTCTCGGAAGGCCAGAAGCAGCTGATCTGCATTCTGGCGGTGCTGGTTATGGAGCCTCGGCTTCTGGTGCTCGATGAGCCCATGACCAGTCTTGACGCTCTTGCGACCAGCCGCATTCGATCAATGCTGATGTCGTTGCCGCAAAAGATCGTCCTTGTCAGCCATGATCTCAGTCATTTTGAAGGCTTTGACCGCATCCTTTGGCTTGAGGAAGGGCGCTTGCGCATGGACGGGGCACCGCATGAAGTGCTTGCGGCCTACCGCGCTGATCTTGACAGCAGATTGGGCAGCAAATTGGAGCTTGTTGCGCTGTGA
- a CDS encoding PLP-dependent aminotransferase family protein has protein sequence MTMWIPNIEAAAGPIYLAIADALEGDIQAGALAQGDRLPPQRELAYQLGVTLGTITRAYGEAERRRLVKGETGRGTYVASETQKVSPLVPQEDEPEACDLARNFAYPHLNPSLAEGLVRMAKTNGIDRLNGFVPSEGLRAHRETGVLVFKDYGLEADPARVAVTCGAQHGIQVTCQALFRTGDAVAVDRFTYPSIFSSLSSLGLKAVPLPALRREDGGFGAMDPDALASAARTHGVKGVFLMPNMQNPTTHTMSITEREDLVRVARENDLKIVEDDPYTPFLPETLPSFGALAPELTASIASISKVCSPGSRIGFVHVPASFGDSIRNKIGESTWMASPITAELIAGWVREGLLFRTLRLKRKANRSRFLNAREILAPHFLQSGTDKVFGWLRLPDQVDPDALQAALGHQGVSVLSSRHFQVRDYESAPYVRLTFGSEPSDDRFVWALKRIRSTINQLADLPELTRPVG, from the coding sequence ATGACAATGTGGATTCCGAACATAGAGGCCGCTGCAGGTCCCATTTATCTTGCAATCGCCGACGCCCTTGAAGGCGACATACAGGCCGGGGCGCTGGCTCAAGGTGACCGGTTGCCGCCGCAGCGCGAGCTTGCTTATCAGCTGGGTGTTACACTCGGAACGATTACACGTGCCTATGGCGAAGCTGAACGCCGCCGTCTGGTGAAGGGAGAAACTGGTCGGGGAACCTATGTGGCCTCAGAAACGCAGAAGGTTTCTCCACTCGTACCCCAAGAGGACGAGCCAGAAGCTTGTGACCTCGCCCGAAATTTTGCTTATCCGCACCTGAATCCGAGCCTTGCCGAGGGTCTGGTGCGCATGGCGAAGACGAACGGCATCGATCGATTGAACGGGTTTGTCCCGTCTGAAGGCCTGAGGGCTCATCGGGAAACCGGAGTGCTAGTATTCAAGGATTACGGGCTCGAGGCCGATCCTGCCCGCGTTGCTGTGACTTGTGGCGCTCAGCATGGAATTCAGGTGACCTGTCAGGCCCTTTTCAGAACCGGAGACGCGGTTGCGGTCGACCGGTTTACCTACCCCTCGATCTTCAGCTCGCTCTCCAGCCTCGGGCTGAAAGCCGTGCCTCTTCCCGCGCTCAGGCGAGAAGATGGCGGCTTTGGAGCAATGGATCCGGACGCATTGGCATCTGCCGCCAGAACTCATGGTGTCAAGGGCGTTTTCCTCATGCCCAACATGCAGAACCCGACTACCCACACCATGTCGATCACGGAGCGTGAAGATCTGGTGCGTGTGGCACGTGAAAATGATCTCAAGATTGTCGAAGATGATCCCTATACCCCTTTCCTGCCGGAGACGCTGCCGTCTTTCGGTGCTCTCGCACCTGAATTGACGGCCTCGATTGCAAGCATCTCCAAGGTCTGTTCGCCGGGAAGCCGGATCGGTTTTGTTCATGTGCCAGCGTCTTTTGGAGACAGCATCCGCAACAAGATTGGTGAAAGCACCTGGATGGCGTCGCCCATAACGGCGGAGCTGATCGCAGGTTGGGTGCGCGAAGGATTGTTGTTCAGAACCCTGCGTCTGAAGCGAAAAGCCAACAGAAGCAGATTCTTGAACGCACGCGAAATTCTAGCGCCTCATTTCCTGCAAAGCGGCACCGACAAGGTGTTCGGCTGGTTGCGCTTGCCGGATCAGGTCGACCCGGACGCCTTGCAGGCAGCCCTTGGCCATCAGGGAGTGTCCGTGTTGTCGTCCCGCCATTTCCAGGTGAGGGACTATGAATCTGCCCCGTATGTGCGCCTCACCTTCGGGTCCGAGCCTTCCGATGACCGCTTCGTCTGGGCACTGAAGCGCATCAGGTCAACAATCAATCAATTGGCTGATCTGCCTGAGCTGACGCGTCCGGTCGGCTAA
- a CDS encoding LysE family translocator, with the protein MDPATLLAFAVFIIVMTGTPGPGNLTFLAIGASAGYRTAFPVILASVVGAWPLKLSVAYGLGHVMAGGGTIVTVFKVLSMAYMTYLAWRIVSLSIKPKGEVALPSFWEGLLIHPLSPKTWAMNLVAFSTFLAGNGLGIHENALILLVGFSLGGLVFHSLWALVGVSILAVIGEGPFMRAITVVMAAGMLAATAWALLL; encoded by the coding sequence ATGGACCCCGCGACACTTCTAGCCTTTGCGGTCTTCATCATCGTCATGACCGGCACGCCCGGTCCGGGCAATCTGACTTTTCTGGCGATCGGCGCGTCAGCGGGATATCGAACCGCCTTTCCGGTCATTCTGGCGTCTGTTGTCGGCGCATGGCCACTGAAACTCAGCGTCGCTTACGGATTAGGTCACGTCATGGCAGGCGGCGGAACAATTGTTACCGTGTTCAAGGTTCTGAGCATGGCTTACATGACCTATCTTGCATGGAGAATTGTCTCACTCTCGATCAAACCGAAAGGAGAGGTTGCCCTGCCAAGCTTCTGGGAGGGGCTTTTGATTCATCCGCTCAGTCCGAAGACGTGGGCGATGAACCTTGTTGCTTTCTCGACTTTCCTTGCGGGAAACGGCCTCGGCATTCACGAGAACGCCTTGATTTTGCTGGTTGGGTTTTCACTAGGCGGCCTGGTTTTTCACTCGCTTTGGGCGCTTGTCGGCGTTTCCATTCTTGCAGTTATCGGTGAGGGACCGTTCATGCGCGCCATCACCGTTGTCATGGCTGCCGGTATGCTGGCCGCAACTGCCTGGGCTCTTCTGCTTTGA
- a CDS encoding LysR family transcriptional regulator — MSNNMPPLSAIRAFEAASRHLSFTKAGEELGMTQAAVSYQIRLLEERLGFQLFTRKTRRIELTEHGAELAAKVVESFTSLRQAFEDVTDKNAGQLVVSSNTTFAVNWLSNRLVHFQMQNPDIAVRILPYGPDAHPRFESSDVVVSACKAPPKDWIAHEVVKATFTPMLSPVLAETIGGVKQPEDILKLPLVDPQDPWWEIWFAAAGIPDVDLSNYPNSRMGSQALEANRAIAGQGVAILTPYFCKSAIETGQLIQPFELTCRVEAESWFLSYPPINRTSRKVRLFRDWVSDELKRDGML, encoded by the coding sequence ATGTCAAACAATATGCCGCCGCTCTCAGCTATCCGCGCATTTGAAGCCGCAAGCCGCCACCTCAGTTTCACCAAGGCTGGAGAGGAGCTCGGCATGACGCAGGCGGCCGTCAGCTACCAGATCCGGCTTCTGGAAGAACGACTCGGTTTTCAGCTCTTCACCAGGAAGACGCGCCGGATCGAACTGACAGAGCATGGCGCTGAACTTGCGGCAAAGGTTGTTGAGTCCTTCACATCCCTGAGACAGGCCTTCGAAGACGTAACAGACAAGAATGCTGGCCAACTTGTCGTTTCCAGCAACACCACCTTCGCTGTGAATTGGCTGTCCAATCGTCTGGTTCATTTTCAGATGCAAAATCCCGACATTGCCGTGCGCATTCTCCCCTATGGTCCTGACGCACATCCTCGTTTTGAAAGTTCTGATGTCGTCGTGTCCGCATGCAAGGCACCTCCGAAAGACTGGATCGCGCATGAGGTCGTCAAGGCGACCTTTACCCCTATGCTGAGCCCCGTGCTTGCCGAGACCATCGGGGGCGTCAAACAACCAGAGGACATTCTGAAACTGCCGCTCGTGGATCCGCAGGATCCATGGTGGGAAATCTGGTTTGCCGCAGCCGGTATTCCGGATGTGGATCTCAGCAATTATCCGAACTCACGCATGGGTTCGCAGGCGCTTGAAGCAAACAGGGCCATTGCAGGTCAGGGCGTGGCTATCCTGACGCCTTATTTTTGCAAAAGCGCCATAGAGACGGGCCAACTGATCCAGCCGTTTGAATTGACCTGCCGTGTGGAGGCCGAAAGCTGGTTCTTGAGCTATCCGCCGATCAACCGGACCAGCCGCAAAGTCAGGTTGTTCCGTGACTGGGTTTCGGACGAGTTGAAACGCGACGGAATGCTCTAG
- a CDS encoding phosphoribosylanthranilate isomerase has translation MSDIKVKICGLSTEETMEAALDAGADMVGLMFFPKSPRHVSLSDACKLADMARDRAEIVAVTVDMDLDGLSRIKELVAPDTFQFHGSEAPEACAAAKVMHGTGVMKAVSVAAKEDLEKALYYSVVADRILFDAKPPKGSDLPGGNGVSYDWSLLKDLDLKKPFMLSGGLNADNVAEAIRVSGVKEVDVSSGVERDKGVKDSNLIRAFMAAVKAA, from the coding sequence ATGTCGGATATCAAAGTAAAAATTTGCGGCCTGTCGACCGAAGAAACCATGGAAGCTGCGCTGGATGCCGGCGCGGACATGGTCGGCCTGATGTTTTTTCCAAAGAGTCCACGCCACGTTTCCTTGAGCGATGCCTGCAAGCTGGCCGACATGGCCCGTGACCGTGCTGAAATCGTGGCCGTGACGGTGGATATGGATCTGGACGGTCTTTCGCGGATCAAGGAACTGGTGGCGCCCGACACGTTCCAGTTCCACGGCAGTGAAGCACCCGAAGCATGTGCGGCCGCTAAGGTGATGCACGGAACCGGCGTTATGAAAGCCGTGTCGGTGGCCGCGAAGGAAGATCTGGAAAAGGCACTGTATTATTCGGTCGTCGCAGACCGGATCCTATTTGATGCCAAGCCACCAAAGGGATCGGACCTGCCAGGCGGAAACGGTGTTTCTTATGACTGGTCGCTGCTCAAAGACCTTGACCTGAAGAAGCCCTTCATGCTTTCGGGTGGATTGAATGCAGACAATGTCGCCGAGGCGATCCGCGTAAGCGGCGTAAAGGAAGTCGATGTCTCTTCGGGTGTTGAGCGAGACAAAGGCGTCAAGGACAGCAATCTAATTCGCGCATTTATGGCAGCGGTCAAAGCGGCCTGA
- the trpB gene encoding tryptophan synthase subunit beta, with amino-acid sequence MANSIRTGPDDRGHFGIFGGRYVAETLMPLILDLEQHYKDAKDDPAFHAEIESLNTHYTGRPSPLYFAERLTEELGGAKIYFKRDELNHTGSHKINNCLGQILLAKRMGKTRIIAETGAGQHGVATATVCARFGLPCVVYMGKTDVERQKPNVFRMKLLGAEIVPVTAGAGTLKDAMNEALRDWVTNVDNTYYLIGTAAGPHPYPEMVRDFQSVIGKELREQIVEAEGRLPDALVAAVGGGSNAIGLFHPFLDDKDVKIYGVEAGGHGLEGEEHCASLTAGKPGVLHGNRTFLLQDDDGQILEGHSISAGLDYPGIGPEHSWLKDIGRVEYVPIMDNEALEAFQLLTRVEGIIPALEPSHALAYVAKLAPQMDKDQIIVMNLCGRGDKDVFAVGQMLGFDL; translated from the coding sequence ATGGCGAACAGCATCCGGACCGGTCCGGACGATCGCGGACATTTCGGAATTTTTGGAGGCCGCTATGTGGCCGAAACCCTGATGCCACTGATCCTTGATCTGGAGCAGCACTACAAGGATGCGAAGGACGACCCGGCATTTCATGCCGAAATCGAATCCCTGAACACGCATTATACCGGTCGGCCGTCACCGCTCTATTTCGCCGAACGCCTGACTGAAGAACTCGGCGGCGCCAAGATCTATTTCAAGCGTGATGAGCTGAACCACACCGGATCTCACAAGATCAACAACTGTCTCGGTCAGATCCTGCTTGCCAAACGCATGGGTAAAACCAGGATCATTGCTGAAACGGGCGCCGGACAGCATGGTGTCGCAACCGCCACGGTTTGTGCACGCTTCGGCTTACCGTGCGTGGTTTATATGGGCAAGACCGATGTGGAACGGCAAAAGCCCAACGTTTTCCGCATGAAGCTGCTAGGTGCAGAAATTGTTCCAGTGACAGCTGGTGCCGGCACGCTGAAAGACGCGATGAACGAAGCACTGCGCGACTGGGTCACCAATGTCGACAACACCTACTATCTGATCGGAACTGCTGCCGGTCCACATCCCTATCCGGAAATGGTCCGCGACTTTCAGTCGGTAATCGGCAAAGAATTGCGCGAGCAAATCGTTGAGGCCGAAGGCCGGCTTCCGGATGCGCTTGTTGCCGCGGTTGGCGGCGGGTCAAACGCCATCGGGCTCTTCCATCCGTTCCTGGATGACAAGGATGTCAAAATCTACGGCGTGGAAGCAGGCGGTCACGGCCTGGAAGGCGAGGAGCATTGCGCTTCCCTGACTGCAGGCAAACCGGGCGTGCTGCACGGCAACCGAACATTTCTGCTTCAGGACGATGACGGGCAAATCCTGGAAGGGCACTCCATTTCGGCCGGACTCGATTATCCGGGCATCGGGCCTGAGCACTCCTGGCTGAAAGACATCGGCCGCGTCGAATATGTTCCGATCATGGACAATGAGGCATTGGAAGCATTTCAGCTTCTGACACGTGTCGAAGGCATTATCCCGGCACTCGAACCATCGCACGCATTGGCTTATGTCGCCAAGCTGGCACCTCAGATGGACAAGGACCAGATTATCGTCATGAACCTTTGTGGTCGTGGCGACAAGGATGTCTTCGCCGTTGGCCAAATGCTCGGCTTCGATTTGTAA
- a CDS encoding DUF1127 domain-containing protein, whose amino-acid sequence MAFSFSRLAPLFRGFVNLLSQFGIAAMQTCALSAKMAGLNYVQRKTVHDTSSAPSQRNTPMAFDMISGFVRDVRAAHRTANEIERLNHMNTAQLADLGLERSDIASHAFGKYFKKR is encoded by the coding sequence GTGGCTTTTTCGTTTTCACGCCTGGCACCCCTGTTCCGGGGCTTTGTTAACCTGCTCAGCCAATTCGGCATTGCTGCAATGCAAACTTGTGCGTTGTCCGCAAAAATGGCGGGACTAAATTATGTGCAAAGAAAAACCGTGCACGACACCTCATCCGCCCCCTCTCAAAGGAACACACCAATGGCATTCGACATGATTAGCGGTTTTGTTCGCGATGTTCGCGCCGCACACCGCACGGCAAACGAAATTGAACGCTTGAACCACATGAACACGGCTCAGCTTGCTGACCTCGGCCTGGAGCGCAGCGATATCGCGAGCCACGCCTTCGGTAAATATTTCAAGAAGCGATAA
- the trpA gene encoding tryptophan synthase subunit alpha, with the protein MTETRIDRRFKACAEAGRPALVTFITAGDPDLETSQAVLNALPAAGADVIELGMPFSDPMAEGIPIQLGNQRALAAGHTMDKTLDMVRAFRKQDQDTPIILMGYFNPIYVRDPKKFVHVAKDAGVDGFIIVDIPAEADDEFCIPALEAGLNFIRLATPTTDDKRLPAVLANTSGFVYYVSVTGITGASIADTGRVTTAVNRIKGHTELPVAVGFGVKTADQAAVIGKDADGVVVGSVLVNAIRDSLDEAGKATDKTVQAVSDVVSDLASGCARARQA; encoded by the coding sequence ATGACGGAAACGCGCATCGATCGCCGTTTTAAAGCTTGTGCAGAGGCCGGAAGACCGGCGCTGGTCACCTTTATTACCGCTGGAGATCCGGATCTAGAAACGTCGCAAGCCGTTCTCAACGCGCTTCCTGCCGCCGGTGCCGATGTGATTGAGTTGGGAATGCCATTTTCCGACCCGATGGCAGAAGGCATTCCGATCCAATTAGGCAACCAGCGCGCTCTTGCTGCCGGACATACCATGGACAAGACGTTGGACATGGTGCGGGCTTTCCGGAAGCAGGATCAGGATACGCCAATCATTTTAATGGGGTACTTCAACCCCATCTATGTGCGCGATCCCAAAAAATTCGTACACGTTGCCAAGGACGCGGGCGTGGACGGTTTCATCATTGTCGACATTCCGGCCGAAGCGGACGATGAATTCTGCATTCCTGCCCTGGAAGCCGGTCTCAACTTCATTCGTCTCGCCACGCCGACGACCGATGACAAGCGCCTTCCGGCCGTTCTGGCCAACACCTCAGGTTTCGTCTATTACGTCTCGGTGACTGGAATTACCGGTGCCAGCATTGCGGATACCGGCCGGGTGACCACTGCGGTAAATCGCATCAAGGGCCATACCGAACTGCCGGTCGCGGTTGGTTTTGGCGTCAAGACGGCCGATCAGGCCGCCGTCATCGGCAAAGATGCAGACGGTGTCGTTGTCGGGTCGGTTCTTGTTAATGCCATTCGCGACAGCCTGGACGAAGCCGGCAAGGCCACCGACAAAACCGTTCAGGCAGTGTCGGACGTGGTCAGTGACCTGGCCTCCGGTTGTGCCCGAGCCCGTCAGGCCTGA
- the accD gene encoding acetyl-CoA carboxylase, carboxyltransferase subunit beta: MNWINSIVRPKIRDLWKKREVPENLWIKCPETGEMVFHRDLEANLWVIPNSGHHMRMPARKRLDSFFDGGKHTPVESPEVQADPLKFRDSKRYTDRMKDARSKTGENEAVHVAQGNVNGMAMTVAVQDFTFVGGSLGMAVGEAILAGMMKAVEDKTPFVMFVASGGARMQEGILSLMQMPRTTVGVQMLREAGLPYIVVLTNPTTGGVSASYAMLGDIHIAEPGAQIGFAGRRVIEQTVREKLPEDFQTAEYLLDHGMIDMVVPRQEMKDTIARVCGILMKREVELPRLEAPKEPAQDTEDNAEKAAEEPAKEAEASA, from the coding sequence GTGAACTGGATCAATTCTATTGTACGCCCCAAGATCCGGGATCTTTGGAAAAAACGAGAAGTTCCGGAGAACCTTTGGATCAAATGTCCGGAAACCGGAGAAATGGTCTTTCATCGGGATCTGGAGGCCAACCTTTGGGTGATTCCGAACTCCGGTCATCACATGCGCATGCCTGCGCGCAAACGACTTGATTCGTTTTTCGATGGTGGAAAACATACCCCTGTCGAGTCGCCAGAGGTTCAGGCAGACCCTTTGAAATTCCGTGACAGCAAACGCTACACGGATCGCATGAAGGACGCTCGTTCCAAGACGGGCGAAAACGAGGCCGTCCATGTGGCGCAGGGTAATGTCAACGGCATGGCCATGACTGTTGCCGTGCAGGACTTCACCTTTGTCGGCGGATCGCTCGGCATGGCTGTCGGCGAGGCCATCCTTGCAGGCATGATGAAAGCCGTTGAAGACAAAACACCGTTTGTGATGTTTGTTGCTTCCGGCGGTGCCCGGATGCAGGAAGGCATTTTGTCATTGATGCAGATGCCACGCACGACAGTCGGCGTGCAAATGCTGCGTGAAGCGGGTCTGCCTTACATCGTCGTGCTGACAAACCCGACAACCGGAGGTGTTTCTGCATCTTATGCAATGCTCGGCGATATTCATATCGCAGAGCCGGGTGCCCAGATCGGCTTTGCCGGCCGCCGCGTGATCGAGCAGACCGTCCGCGAAAAACTTCCGGAAGATTTTCAGACCGCTGAATATCTCCTCGATCATGGCATGATCGATATGGTCGTGCCGCGACAGGAGATGAAAGACACCATCGCTCGTGTCTGCGGCATCCTCATGAAACGCGAAGTCGAGCTGCCGCGCCTGGAAGCTCCCAAAGAGCCTGCGCAGGACACTGAAGACAATGCTGAAAAGGCGGCTGAAGAACCCGCCAAGGAAGCTGAAGCGTCAGCCTAA